The window AGTTCTGGAGCTTCGCCAAACACAAAGTACCGCCCATAAAGTAAGTGTAGATATGGTGTGAACTGAGCAGAttatattacaaaattgtTTATCCCTTCTAGGGCTGCCTGGTTCGAGTGCATCTACCATATCCTGCAATCGGTTCCCCTCTTGGAAGTGATCTTACCTCAAAAGTCTCAGCTTACAACACTCTGCTTCCAATTCATCGACGACTCTGATCCGGTTGTGGCTCCCCAAATATGGGGCTGCGTTTTGTTACTGCAGAACAATTACGACGACTGGTATGCTTCACTCAACATACGCAAGGCCCTGCTACCGAAACTGTCCAACCTGCTCCGCAATGGCTTTAATCGCAATGCCCAAGCCATCTGCCCTAACCTGCTGCCTTTTCTTTCCAAGATAACGCCTGCTTGCCTGCAGGATCTGGACGTTTACGAGTTCTACCAACGCTTCTTTGATGACATGAAGCTGGGCATCACGGAGAAGTTTGATCCTCCGTTGTCCAAGTCGGATTGCACTGTTATCCACAATGCCTACTTCGAGTGTCTGCGCTTTCTGTTCCAACaaatcaataacaaaaaagagaaGGAAACGAAGGAGGAGGATTTTGCCATTAAGTTGCTAGAAACGAATATCTTGGAGCCCATCAGCTGGCTGCTGAAGAGCGACAGTGCCCATGTGAAAAACTTCTTCCAGCATAGCTCTGCGTTGGTTGCTTTCTGGGATCGCCAGATCCACAATAAGCTAGACAACGGCGGCCTGTACGCTAAGCTTCTGAATCTATTTTGGACTAAGATCTTTGAGCTGGTTACCAAAGACCTGGCAGCCGAGGAGGTGGATGAACAGCTTCTTTCCCACGTCCTGCTATTGGTGCAGGATCTGCATGTGGCCAATCCCAGTCTGGAATCACCTAGTGTCAAGTTTGCGGAGGAGCAGGgcgaaaaaattgaaaaaagtgAACCCACAACGCCGGTAAAGAAGGCCCAAGAGGCGGCTGCGTTTATACAGAAGGAGCTGAAACAGTTGGTTGTGAAGCTGGTGAGGATCTGCCTGGACAAAGCCAGCGGAAGTGAGAAGGGCAGCTCTGCCACCCGATACGTCGAGCAAGTGCATACCCTCACCAAAATGTTCAGCGATGTCAACTTCTACAAGAGCTTGACTGATCTCGGAGAGTTGAGCAGCTCTTTGGACAGATTCGTTAACCTACTGAGTCAAGTAAACGAAGAGGCTTCTGAATCGGTCGTGGAGATCGTGTTTGAGATTCTGCCTCTGCTGGAAGCGGATCAGCGCTTTGATTATATCGAAAAGAAGCTTCTGAAGGTCAgctatttgaaaaataatttatttttataaattttaaataatgtttCCCTTGCAGCTCCCACAGAGTCGAGTTCAAAACCTTCTTCTCCACCGACTTTTGTCCTACCCACTCTGTACGGAGCCGGCTGTAAGGCAGATGCTAAGTAGTCCGGATACCTGCGCCGTAATTGCCCGGATCGCCGAGGAAGTTGTGGTGGACAATGATAGGGAAAAGCTGAACCTGCTGCACAAGTGCTTCTTCCAAACCGACACAGGAGATATACTCATTAATGCTGGAACGGTGGACAAAATACTGGTGGCCATGAGCGGGCCCCTGGAGCAGCCGGTGATAGACAATACGGTGGAAGTGTGCGGTAGCTTTATTGCTCAAATAATGCCTGTGATTTGCACCAATGACAACTCGTCTCTGGAAGTGCGCCAGAAAGTCTTTCTGAGGCTCTACAAGTTTAGTTTAGAGCACCAGCCGGAGGACTATCTCTCCGAGGACACTCTCTGGGAGATAACCACGTGCTGGCAAGACGCACTCTCCAGTAAGGACATTGAAATCGACGATGACATGCTGAGGACTTGTGCGAGCATAGTTGAGGACTTGGCCAGAAGCCTGGAGGTAAATGCCGAAAACTTGGATAGTATGGCGGAGGCGATGGCCAAGTTTGTGATCTGCTCCACAGAAAATATCGAGGATGAGGACAAGCGAATGGAGCGCATAGATGAGACTATAGCGGCTCTGCTGGAAACTCCCTTAAAAACAGCCGAAAAGGTGCAGCAGTTTGAAAACCATGTGGTTCTTTTGGAGGCCTTGGCAGGGACCGTCAGCGCAGGAGTTGCTTTCGACAGCGGATCGATGGAACCCAAAGAGATTTATCCGTTAATCCAGCGCTCGACCATTAACTTGGCCACACTCAACAAGCTGGTCTTTAAATTCCCGTCGTCCAAACCCCCCAACGACCCCGAGGATGAGCTAACCGAAGACTATTGTGATCCCAATGCCGATGTTCTGAAGAAGTGGAGCGAGCCTCTCATCGCAGAAGTCCTGCAGTGCATTCGTGTGGCAGGTGCTGCCGGGAACTGGCAGAAAGTCGCCGAATTGCCGTCCGTCACCGAGGAACAAGTTATCATTTTGGTGGAAAAAGTGGAGGACTTTATGGGCAATACCAGCGAGTTGGTCGGCATAGTTCAGCAGCGCCTTCGGCAAGATGCAGTGGCGCAACCCAGTGTTATAGGCTGCCGTCTGCTGGGTTACCTCATTCATCAGTATGCCGATTTTGATGAGAGTGCGCCCATTCTGCTGCACGAGGATTTGTCCGACTCACTGGTGACCCAGGGCGCTCTAAAGGTCTATGCCATGGCTCTGCAGTACCTCCTACCCGAGCTATCGCAAAAATCCATTGGGCTTACTTCGGCCATAATGCGAACAGATCCACCCGAAATTTGGATCAAAGCTGCCGTTTTCCGCGCTCTGCTTCTCAACAATTTCGAGTCGGATGTAAATGAGCAATCGGATCGCAATATCATTGCCTCGGCGGTGCAGTTTCTGACCAGTATTGGAGAGAAACAGAGCGTACAAAAGGATTTGCTTCATTACAATGTGTAAGCTTATAAAGTAACTATATCTTATCCTCACTCtattactcttttttttttagagaacTTAAACAACAACCCTACGAGTCAGTTCTGAACACCGTGGAGTATATTAAACTACTCACAGAGGTCCTTAAACGGTTTCCCTACGAACTTAGTATCAAGAATTGGGATGCCATTCGGATTGGCCTCAGTTCTTGGGTGCTGACTGTCTCAAAATCCGTAGCTCAATATGATGATCCTAAGGTGAGTTCTTTTTAAACAGGAAAACATCCGTAAAGTAATACTCTTCTGATTACAGACTAGCTTGTTTGTGGTTTCTGTTTATCAATTGTTTGCCGCCCTGATTGAGTTCATACGCTCCGAGAAGCAGAAGAGCTCCACGGAACTGCTCAAAAATATGATCGATGAATGGGAATCTCTGTTCGCCAAGGAAGTCAATGTGGTTCTGTTCAAATCATACTATCAGTTGACCCACGAGGCGAGTGTAGAGCCAGGATTCCAGGCTTGCTACGAGGCCGTACTGGAACATCTTACTCCCACTCTTGAACTACTGGACTACAGCTTTATTTATGCggtaaatattataaaagtaAACACGTACTTTAAAGCTTCTAATAAATATCTTTTTTCCTTTCAGTTCTGCAAGTCCAATAGTAAAATTAGTCTGGATCATCTCTGCAATTTCCTGTTCAAGCAGCTCTACAGTCGCCAGCACTCGGTTCGAATTAGTGCTGTGTTTGCCTTGAAACAATTAACCCCACACTTTGTGGCCGATGACATCGAGTTGAATGAGAAACAAAGCGAAAGCATGGACGCCACTACCGCGATCTCTAGATGGCATTTCCTCAATCGCTTCGAAGACTACTTGACTCGTTACGATGCCCTGATCAAAAAATATCTGGACGAGTTCACTTTCAAGTTGTCAGAGTTGGAGGATCTTGAACCCATTGATAGACACGACGCCCTAAGCTACCTCTTCCTGTGGGACTGCATCATCAACGCGTGCGCCAAGTCCCCTGTTGCCCTGCGATCTGTCTACACCAACTGGCTAAATGACAACAAATACGAAGAGGTGTGAAAGaccacttttttttaaattactaTTGATTTGGGAATGCACTCTAGAATTTCATTACATTACAGAATTTCCTACACTTTCTATTCCGCGCCATGCCGGTGGACATCTTAAAAAATCACGGTGCTAAGGTGCACAGCAACGGAGTTTACAAGGAGCTTAATTGGTCCCAGTTGAAGGGTAAGTGGCTTTAAGCTATCAGTGTCTCCTCTGAGCCGGTGTCGTCGTTTAAAACGTCTGGCAAGTAGTCCTCGCCATAGCCATAGTCGTCGTACTCGCCATATCCGCCCTCCAAGTCGCCCATCATCTCCTCCTCTTCTGGTATATCCGACACAGAAATGTAATCCGACAAGGGTACAAACTGTTCGGGATCGTTCTCTGCCATCATAGGACGCTGGACAGGTATCTGTTGTGGCGCCAAGTAGATGTTCAAGTTCGAGATGAACTTGTTGATCCAAACGGTTAAATTATTGGCCAATATCCTTTGATATTCGCGAAGATTACTGGTGGTATAGAACTCTTGATCTGGGGGAGGTATTCAGATGTAACTGATCCTAGTTGCAGGAAGATGAGGGATATTACCTGTAAACTCCCGTAGCCGTTCTAGGATGACACAACAAAGTGGCGAGTTCTCGTCCACAATAAACTGATCGTTCAACAGGAAGTCCTTCATTTCCTCAAACAAGACACAGATCATCTTTTGCATTTGTTTGCGCTGGCGCTGCAGGATGCGCTTCTTGAGACCCTTGCAGCGTCGCTGGAGCACACGCTTAGCAGCCCGTCGCTGGCGCATTTCCTCTTCCATGTACTCCACTGCCTTTTCCATGCTCATGGCCTCCACGGGGGGCTTCGCCTTCATCTGATTCTCCAGGGCGGCCAACTGTCGTGGCGCGAGAACCTCTCTAAACAGATTAAATGTGTCGACAACTCGCAGCGGATGCGGATCGGCTAGACGCTCGATACGAGCTGTACACTGGTTGACAAAGATCTTCTTGGTGTAGTAGCGTGCCTGCTTGCCCAGCTGGGGCGACGAGAAGTCCTTTTTGGGCGTGGCCAGGAAGCAGATGTGCTCCTCGCGCGACAACACATCTCTGTCGATGATAATCTGGCCGGTGTGCTGGCAGGGAACATAACAGGGATGGTAGCGCGGACAGACGCAGATGAACCTGCAGGTCAATGTCTACGTTATTTGTTGGtatcataaataataaacttatagattttttgttttattcgaCTTATGATCAAGCCACTTAATCGTTCGAACCTGTACAGTCCTTGGGTGTCGTGGAGGGGATACTTGACCAGGCGCTTTATGCGTTTACTGCGTGGCTCACGGACATGGACCATGGCAAGGCGGGCGTTCAGCTCGTCGGCCACAGTGGGTCCATCCAGGGCAGGATCATCCTGCTTCTTTTTCGGTTCTGGACGAGTGTCGCACTGCGCCTTTAGAAAGTTGATGGCCTCGGCCACCGTCTTCGGTTCGCTTTCGAGGTGAATGCGCTTCGGTGGTGGCATTTCGGAGGGCACCTCCTTGAAGTTTACTGGCTTCCCGGAGGTAATCATCGCAATGTTTTAgacacaaaaaccaaaaatgaaacaaaaacgaTTTAATGGGAGAAGACGATCGAACGTTACGAACTCTACtgtatattaatattatttgaagaGTGATGATGTGAAAGACAATTCATAGCATAGCATGATCTGATCGAAAATATGTATTTCCAATAATTTTGCAGATCAAAAGTTGCCGCTGGATAGATATGTGTGCCACCTGTACACGGAAGTGTTGCGTAAATTGCCGGCCGTGGTACGTCGATGGTGGAACGCCACCCAGTCCAGGCAAAAGAATTTCGTGGATAACCTCACCACAAACTATGTGAGCTCCCTCATCTGCACCGAAGAACTTAAGGCAATCGCCAACCGGAAGGAGAAGCACGAAAATATGCAGGTGAGTTTTAAGGTTTGATAAGATTCATGGGAACTTGGTATCTTGTTAGGCTTGGATTACTTCAACCTCCATGTACGTCCGTAGACCAAATGCGACGATAATGCAGATCAATAGAACGACAATAGTGGTCAGACGAAAAACCTCTAGGGCCAACATTTTCAGCGATTCGAGGCTATCCTTTTGCAGATATTTTCAAGTCCTTTCAGGGAATGCTGTGAATCGCCTAAAAAAGCACAGATTACTGAGAAAAATtgtctcaaaattcaatatattTCAGGTCACAGTTCACGCCTCTACCCGCGAAGTGCTGGCCGTTTATGCCATCGATGAGGCACGCATGGAGCTGGTGATTACGCTGGCCCCCAATTATCCTTTGGGTGCCGTAAAAGTGGAGTGTGGCAAGCAAATTGGAGGAAGGGCCTCCTCGCGCAATGTGGGCATGCAGCTAACCATCTTCCTCACCCATCAGGTAATGTATAATAAAAATGTAGGAATTTCACCAACTAACCATCTTAAATCTTATAGAATGGCACCATTTACGATGGCCTCACCAtgtggaaaaacaatctgGACAAAAAGTTCGAGGGAGTGGAGGAGTGCTATGTATGCTACACAGTCATCCACCAGGACACTTGCCAGCTGCCAAAGCTCACGTGCAAAACCTGCAAAAAGAAATTCCATGGACCTTGCTTGGTTAGTTTCTTACTTAGTCTTCAATAGAGTATATTCTAACTTTTTTATTCTTTCCTTTTTAGTACAAATGGTTTACCACCAGCAGCAAATCCACCTGCCCCATCTGCCGCAATGTCTTTTAGGCGGAACATGCCACGTTTCATCTTTAGTTGGCAGAAAGTATTAAGCAAAAGGCACAACACCAAATCCATTCGCTTAGGCTACAAATAATGGTCTCCCCTCAAATTATAAATCAgcaatattaataaattcgtCAAATGTTTGAGTGTTCATCGAGTGTGTTAAGTCCAGGGATTATATCGATCAGAAATAAATGTATATAAcataaaaacctaaaaacttaaatacttaaatacctaataataaaattaaatataaatttatttgaaaacaaAGCAGGCAGAATGCTTGTGTGTCAGATTTGGTTGTGCTTTCCAACTGGTTTCGTCAGTCTATCCTAAATCTGTGTCGAAAGATATACAAATAATAGAAGCTCTCAAATATTTAGTATATTTTGGATTTCGATTTTTGTGGATAGTACTTTCGGAAaacggaaaaataaaattatttcgaaatttatttcaaaacaTAGTAAGCAAGTCGGCTTGTTGGTCAGAGTTGGTTGTGATTTCTAATCGGTTTCGTCAGTCTATCCAAAATCTTGCTctgaaaatatacaaatacgAGAAGCGCtctaatattttgtaaatttttggatttatttttgaGAAGTTCTTTCCATGATGACGACCCGTGTGGGAATCATTGGACAATGTCAGTTTTGCCACCGGCTTGTTGCTATTGATATGCGCCCGGTGAACGACGTGGACGTTTCGGAAGTCCGCAGCTTCGCCCAGATGCGCAAGGAAGCTGTTGCTAAAATGGAGGCCGCACTGGGATCTAACCAGGTGACTGAGAATGCTGATTTGGGAATGGACGAGGAACCGGGATGCAGCGGTTCTCAAGTCGAAAAGCAAGTGTCTGTCGAAGAGAAGACTCAGAAGGCGTATGAGAATCCATTGAAGAAAATCACCGGAACTATCATGAGATTGGTCAGGGATGAGTTTAGACGTTCACCGGGACCGGATCAGGAATCGTTGGAGGATTCCAGTGCCAATGCCGAGGTCATTATGAGCATGTTGGCCGAGGAGGAGCGCATTGTTGATGAAATTCGTTCGCAGGCTGATAAGCGtaaagctaaaaaataaattattgtttCTGTTGTCGTTACTATGAGCATTCCAATCCaaagcctttttttttttactgaaACCCACGTGCTGACCTTTCCCCTAGGCCACCCATCCGCCCACTCTAGTATCCACCCTTTCTGTAGGCACCGATTGCGCCTGCGCCCGGAGGAACCCATTTCCTTTTGGGGTGGGGCCCACACAACACATGACGAATCGGTTTTTGCTCAGCAGTGCACTTTTGCAAGCTGTTAACTGGGATTACACACGCTATTGCCATCGGTTCATCCACTTGCTGACACCAGTCCGGACTACCAGGTCCGCAAAATGACGTAAGCACCGCGTTTAGACGATGAGCCCCCGggaaccgaaaccgaaacttGGACAGCGTGTTGAGGTAACGGGTAAAAATTTGCACGGAACGGTTGCCTATGTGGGACGCACAAACTTTGCTGCCGGCCATTGGATCGGCGTGATTTTGGACGAGCCGCTGGGCAAGAACAATGGTACCATCCATGGCAGCACATACTTCAAGTGCCCCACAAATTGCGGGCTGTTTGTGCGCGCCCAGCAGCTGGTGAGGATTGGCGAGGGCGGAGTTGGCGGAGTTGGCGAAGCGGATAATCAAAAATCCCTAGAAATGCAGCGCGACGGTGCACGAACTAAACTCACGAGGCGGCTCGCTAGTGGTGGTGGAAGTGGCAAGTCCGTGGATGAGCCAGTGAGTACTAGAACTGGGACACTCAGCGGATATAGACttgtgtgaaaaattttacTTTCCATAGGATAATCAGAGGGAGCAGATGGCCAGTTCCTCTGGAAAAACGAAGGCATCTTCTGCCAATCCAGGCTCACCGCAAAAACAGTTAAGGAATCCGCAGTCTTCAAGGGATCAGGCATCAGTGGCCAAGACTTCGGGCAAGTTTTTGGTCAATCAGCCCATGCAGCCCCTACAGCTTCCAAGGGTGAGTTTTCAGGACATATTTAGGTCAAGTATTGCTTTCCAAAGGAAAGTATCGCTTGGAAAAGGTGGAATCGTTTTGTGGAatctaaaatattatttatttttatatttaattttatctcTAAAAAATGTGCATTACTCCCCCAGAACCCAAATATCTCAGATGGCCCGTCAAGTAGTCTGGAAGCGGAGAAAAATGAGAAAACTAAAGCCACCCCATGTAAGGCAACCAAGGAGACTCCGCCACTGGAAGAAAAACCTCCTCCAGATCCCGTGAACAAGGCTGAAGAACCTCTGAAAGATCTAAACGAAGAAAGGATCAGGGAAGATGTCCGGCCAAGTCATCAGTTGGCCCCAAACCCTCTCCAGACAAGCACACTGGGCGATTTGCCGGCTCAACTGAAGCCTCCGGTAATGACATGCAACCAAAGGCGGTCCACATCCTACACCCAGTTGCGGCCCACCAGGATTAGTCAGCCCAAGCCGACAACGGCTCAGGCTCAGAGCTCCACGGCCCAGTTGACTCTGGCCATGCCGGTACCTCTGGCTCTGGCCCCCAAGAGGAGCAAAACGAGCATGAGTCCTACAGGTTCTGTAAAGAGAGCGCCGCCGGCTGCCTTTGTGGAACCACGTTTCCTGGAGATCCTAAAACCACAATTCACTCCGGGACCTTCGCTTCGTACCCCTAGCACAGTGGCTCCTCCGTTGGATAGTCCGGAACTCCGTCAGC of the Drosophila ananassae strain 14024-0371.13 chromosome 2R, ASM1763931v2, whole genome shotgun sequence genome contains:
- the LOC6492930 gene encoding uncharacterized protein LOC6492930 isoform X2; translated protein: MKAKPPVEAMSMEKAVEYMEEEMRQRRAAKRVLQRRCKGLKKRILQRQRKQMQKMICVLFEEMKDFLLNDQFIVDENSPLCCVILERLREFTDQEFYTTSNLREYQRILANNLTVWINKFISNLNIYLAPQQIPVQRPMMAENDPEQFVPLSDYISVSDIPEEEEMMGDLEGGYGEYDDYGYGEDYLPDVLNDDTGSEETLIA
- the LOC6507099 gene encoding E3 ubiquitin-protein ligase listerin; the encoded protein is MGGKTKQAPRTKNNAKPSSSSRTAELLGSSTPIFVGFSAQADGGGLVPFAPGFASAEQMPDSFDAAIDPQTQIILRKLSKKDPMTKKKALQELQELIEQSDVDSLKNILPLWPKYYLNLASDPEHNVRELTQTVLQLLMAKCKKAMAPYLKLLVPVWLGSRFDTYAPAASIAGQSFKDTFAGNANRTREVCLHCQVEILEYATRNLTFHTAATLSIGKSLTPEEAEQKYQRVVISSLKLLSFFLEKTSQTEELSQVKEGFKTLVAHQKFWSFAKHKVPPIKAAWFECIYHILQSVPLLEVILPQKSQLTTLCFQFIDDSDPVVAPQIWGCVLLLQNNYDDWYASLNIRKALLPKLSNLLRNGFNRNAQAICPNLLPFLSKITPACLQDLDVYEFYQRFFDDMKLGITEKFDPPLSKSDCTVIHNAYFECLRFLFQQINNKKEKETKEEDFAIKLLETNILEPISWLLKSDSAHVKNFFQHSSALVAFWDRQIHNKLDNGGLYAKLLNLFWTKIFELVTKDLAAEEVDEQLLSHVLLLVQDLHVANPSLESPSVKFAEEQGEKIEKSEPTTPVKKAQEAAAFIQKELKQLVVKLVRICLDKASGSEKGSSATRYVEQVHTLTKMFSDVNFYKSLTDLGELSSSLDRFVNLLSQVNEEASESVVEIVFEILPLLEADQRFDYIEKKLLKLPQSRVQNLLLHRLLSYPLCTEPAVRQMLSSPDTCAVIARIAEEVVVDNDREKLNLLHKCFFQTDTGDILINAGTVDKILVAMSGPLEQPVIDNTVEVCGSFIAQIMPVICTNDNSSLEVRQKVFLRLYKFSLEHQPEDYLSEDTLWEITTCWQDALSSKDIEIDDDMLRTCASIVEDLARSLEVNAENLDSMAEAMAKFVICSTENIEDEDKRMERIDETIAALLETPLKTAEKVQQFENHVVLLEALAGTVSAGVAFDSGSMEPKEIYPLIQRSTINLATLNKLVFKFPSSKPPNDPEDELTEDYCDPNADVLKKWSEPLIAEVLQCIRVAGAAGNWQKVAELPSVTEEQVIILVEKVEDFMGNTSELVGIVQQRLRQDAVAQPSVIGCRLLGYLIHQYADFDESAPILLHEDLSDSLVTQGALKVYAMALQYLLPELSQKSIGLTSAIMRTDPPEIWIKAAVFRALLLNNFESDVNEQSDRNIIASAVQFLTSIGEKQSVQKDLLHYNVELKQQPYESVLNTVEYIKLLTEVLKRFPYELSIKNWDAIRIGLSSWVLTVSKSVAQYDDPKTSLFVVSVYQLFAALIEFIRSEKQKSSTELLKNMIDEWESLFAKEVNVVLFKSYYQLTHEASVEPGFQACYEAVLEHLTPTLELLDYSFIYAFCKSNSKISLDHLCNFLFKQLYSRQHSVRISAVFALKQLTPHFVADDIELNEKQSESMDATTAISRWHFLNRFEDYLTRYDALIKKYLDEFTFKLSELEDLEPIDRHDALSYLFLWDCIINACAKSPVALRSVYTNWLNDNKYEENFLHFLFRAMPVDILKNHGAKVHSNGVYKELNWSQLKDQKLPLDRYVCHLYTEVLRKLPAVVRRWWNATQSRQKNFVDNLTTNYVSSLICTEELKAIANRKEKHENMQVTVHASTREVLAVYAIDEARMELVITLAPNYPLGAVKVECGKQIGGRASSRNVGMQLTIFLTHQNGTIYDGLTMWKNNLDKKFEGVEECYVCYTVIHQDTCQLPKLTCKTCKKKFHGPCLYKWFTTSSKSTCPICRNVF
- the LOC6492930 gene encoding uncharacterized protein LOC6492930 isoform X1, translating into MITSGKPVNFKEVPSEMPPPKRIHLESEPKTVAEAINFLKAQCDTRPEPKKKQDDPALDGPTVADELNARLAMVHVREPRSKRIKRLVKYPLHDTQGLYRFICVCPRYHPCYVPCQHTGQIIIDRDVLSREEHICFLATPKKDFSSPQLGKQARYYTKKIFVNQCTARIERLADPHPLRVVDTFNLFREVLAPRQLAALENQMKAKPPVEAMSMEKAVEYMEEEMRQRRAAKRVLQRRCKGLKKRILQRQRKQMQKMICVLFEEMKDFLLNDQFIVDENSPLCCVILERLREFTDQEFYTTSNLREYQRILANNLTVWINKFISNLNIYLAPQQIPVQRPMMAENDPEQFVPLSDYISVSDIPEEEEMMGDLEGGYGEYDDYGYGEDYLPDVLNDDTGSEETLIA